The following coding sequences are from one Ovis canadensis isolate MfBH-ARS-UI-01 breed Bighorn chromosome 7, ARS-UI_OviCan_v2, whole genome shotgun sequence window:
- the LOC138444104 gene encoding olfactory receptor 4N2-like, with protein sequence MKIENSTVVTEFILLGLTQSQNIQLLVFVLILIFYIIILPGNFLIILTIRSDPGLTAPLYFFLGNLAFLDASYSFIVAPRMLVDFLSDKKVISYRGCITQLFFLHFLGGGEGLLLVVMAFDRYIAICRPLHYVTVMNPRTCYALLLVLWLGGFVHSIIQVALILRLPFCGPNRLDNFFCDVPQVIKLACTDTFVVELLMVFNSGLLTLLCFLGLLASYAVILCRVSGSASEGKSKALSTCTTHVIIILLMFGPAIFIYTRPFTALSADKVVSFFHTVIFPLMNPVIYTLRNQEVKASMRRILSQHVFF encoded by the coding sequence ATGAAGATAGAAAATAGCACAGTGGTGACAGAATTCATTCTCCTTGGTCTGACCCAGTCTCAAAAtattcagctcctggtctttgtCCTGATTTTAATTTTCTACATCATCATCCTCCCTGGAAATTTCCTCATCATCCTCACCATCAGGTCAGACCCCGGCCTCACGGCCCCCCTCTACTTCTTCCTGGGCAACCTGGCCTTCCTGGATGCATCCTACTCCTTCATTGTGGCTCCCAGGATGCTGGTGGACTTCCTCTCTGACAAGAAGGTGATCTCCTATAGAGGCTGCATCACTCAGCTCTTCTTCTTGCACTTccttggaggaggggagggattaCTCCTTGTCGTGATGGCCTTTGACCGCTACATTGCCATCTGTCGTCCTTTACACTATGTGACTGTCATGAATCCTAGAACCTGCTATGCCTTGCTGTTGGTTCTATGGCTTGGAGGCTTTGTTCATTCCATTATCCAAGTGGCCCTCATCCTCCGCTTGCCCTTCTGTGGTCCAAACCGACTGGACAACTTCTTCTGTGATGTGCCTCAGGTCATCAAGCTGGCCTGCACAGACACCTTTGTGGTGGAGCTCCTGATGGTCTTCAACAGTGGCCTGCTCACCCTGCTGTGCTTTCTGGGCCTTCTGGCCTCCTATGCAGTCATCCTCTGCCGTGTAAGTGGATCTGCTTCTGAAGGGAAGAGCAAGGCGCTGTCCACATGCACCACTCATGTCATTATTATACTCCTCATGTTTGGGCCTGCCATCTTTATCTACACTCGTCCCTTCACAGCCTTATCAGCAGACAAGGTGGTTTCCTTTTTCCACACAGTGATCTTTCCTTTGATGAATCCTGTGATTTATACCCTTCGCAACCAGGAAGTGAAAGCTTCCATGAGGAGGATATTGAGCCAGCATGTGTTTTTCTGA